The proteins below come from a single Mucilaginibacter mali genomic window:
- a CDS encoding pyridoxal phosphate-dependent aminotransferase: MSISKLAQNLRGSEIIKIAGEINELKKQGQNIANLTIGDFDSNLYPIPAELKAGIVGAYGHNQTNYPPADGVLDLRESVSEFLQKRLGLTYQANEILISGGSRPLIYSIFLAIVDPGDTVVFPAPSWNNNHYSDLTSANAIIVQTTPENNFMPTAAELAPHLKGATLLALCSPLNPTGTMFTKKDLEEICDLVIAENKTRAAGEKPLYILYDQIYSQLTFGTHQHYNPVTLRPELRDLTIFVDGASKCFAATGVRVGWGFGPAKIIDNMKAIVGHMGAWSPKAEQVAMADYLRHDDQVDAYLGDLKTKIQASLAALHEGFQQLKADGLNVDSIEPMGAIYLTVKVDYAGKTTPDGTVIKDSADVNFYLIKEAKVALVPFSAFGTDEGMCWFRASVGASSLQDIQQMIPRIKDALLKLK; encoded by the coding sequence ATGAGCATATCTAAATTAGCGCAAAACCTGCGCGGTTCTGAAATTATAAAAATTGCCGGCGAGATCAACGAATTGAAAAAACAGGGGCAAAACATTGCCAACCTTACCATCGGCGATTTCGACTCGAATTTATACCCTATCCCCGCCGAACTGAAAGCCGGTATTGTGGGCGCTTATGGCCATAATCAAACCAACTATCCCCCTGCCGATGGAGTGCTCGATCTGCGTGAAAGCGTAAGCGAGTTCCTTCAAAAGCGCCTGGGCCTAACTTATCAAGCAAACGAGATCCTGATATCGGGTGGTTCACGCCCGCTGATCTATTCTATCTTCCTGGCTATTGTAGATCCCGGCGATACCGTGGTATTCCCGGCACCATCGTGGAACAACAACCACTACAGCGACCTGACCAGCGCCAACGCCATCATTGTGCAAACCACGCCCGAAAATAACTTTATGCCTACGGCTGCCGAGCTGGCCCCACACCTGAAAGGTGCTACGCTGCTGGCCCTGTGCTCGCCGCTGAACCCTACCGGTACCATGTTCACCAAAAAAGACCTGGAAGAAATATGCGATCTGGTAATTGCCGAGAACAAAACCCGCGCCGCAGGCGAAAAACCACTGTACATTTTGTACGATCAGATCTATTCGCAATTAACTTTTGGTACCCATCAGCATTACAACCCGGTAACGCTGCGCCCCGAACTGCGCGACTTAACCATTTTTGTTGACGGCGCATCTAAATGCTTTGCCGCTACCGGCGTGCGCGTAGGCTGGGGCTTCGGTCCGGCCAAAATTATCGATAACATGAAAGCTATTGTAGGCCACATGGGTGCATGGTCGCCTAAGGCCGAGCAGGTAGCTATGGCCGATTACCTGCGTCATGATGACCAGGTTGACGCTTACCTTGGCGACCTGAAGACCAAAATACAGGCAAGCCTGGCAGCCCTGCACGAAGGCTTCCAGCAATTAAAGGCCGATGGTTTAAATGTCGATTCCATCGAACCGATGGGCGCTATCTATCTAACCGTGAAGGTTGATTATGCAGGTAAAACTACGCCCGATGGAACGGTGATCAAAGATTCGGCAGATGTGAACTTTTACCTCATCAAAGAAGCCAAAGTGGCTTTAGTGCCTTTCTCGGCTTTTGGTACCGACGAGGGTATGTGCTGGTTCAGGGCTTCGGTGGGTGCAAGTTCGCTGCAGGATATCCAGCAGATGATACCGCGCATAAAAGACGCTTTATTGAAATTGAAATAA
- a CDS encoding SAM-dependent methyltransferase, with product MPAGTLYLIPVPLADEAAGKSFTPYLVDTINQISEYIVENEKTARRFLKEAGLKTPQSELLIHDYGKHNRDKNDNDFFKGLLAGKDVGLMSEAGCPGVADPGAEIVAEAHRKGIKVVPLVGPSSILLALMASGFNGQSFTFHGYLPIDKADRARRLKELENQAERHKQTQLFIETPFRNNPMLEEILRTCKPATRLCIACNLTAADEMVKTQSIAAWKKQTPDLHKKPTIFLLFHP from the coding sequence ATGCCCGCGGGAACACTCTACCTCATCCCTGTACCACTGGCCGATGAAGCCGCGGGCAAATCGTTTACGCCATATTTGGTGGATACCATCAATCAGATAAGCGAATACATCGTCGAAAACGAAAAAACCGCCCGTCGCTTCCTGAAGGAAGCCGGTCTGAAAACGCCTCAAAGCGAATTGCTGATACACGATTATGGTAAGCATAACCGGGATAAAAACGATAACGACTTTTTTAAAGGTCTGTTGGCGGGTAAAGATGTTGGCCTGATGAGCGAAGCCGGCTGCCCCGGCGTAGCCGACCCCGGCGCGGAAATAGTAGCCGAAGCGCATCGCAAAGGCATAAAAGTGGTGCCGTTGGTAGGCCCAAGTTCTATTTTACTGGCGCTGATGGCATCGGGCTTTAACGGGCAGAGTTTTACCTTTCATGGGTACCTGCCTATTGACAAAGCCGATCGTGCCCGCCGCCTGAAAGAACTGGAAAACCAGGCCGAGCGCCATAAGCAAACGCAACTATTTATAGAAACCCCCTTCCGCAACAACCCCATGCTGGAAGAAATTTTGCGCACCTGCAAACCCGCCACCCGCCTGTGCATTGCCTGCAACCTTACCGCGGCCGATGAAATGGTGAAAACCCAAAGCATCGCCGCCTGGAAAAAGCAAACACCCGATCTGCATAAAAAACCAACCATCTTTTTACTTTTCCACCCCTGA
- a CDS encoding FAD-dependent monooxygenase produces MQISGQHTSVLIAGAGPSGLMMAAQLLRYGIQPVIIDSRQGPTSHSKALAVQARSMEIYRQMGIVDKVLKDGKPAKGITFYDDGKPGAQLLMDSVSDGTTPYPFILMYPQSSNERTLLDYLTMNCCPVYWDTTLTHITQTTDKATATLEANGKTQTLTADWVIGADGAHSPVRKSLNIPFNGDTYKSLFYLIDGKLADRYDIDLIRVFLSTKGLAGFFPMPQEGYYRIIGNLPDGVNEDGSELELNDVLPSLSAIVGRGISVEECRWLITYKLHHRMADNFRLGRCFLIGDAAHIHSPVGGQGMNTGLQDAYNLAWKLAMVINQKANANLLDTYPEERMPVAKRLLKTTDSAFKFAMSKGILSRTFKKYIMTRLLHFMWSKERIRKFFFLTVSQTGITYRDSKLNLHLSNAKKIKAGDRLPCLTIFDEKKQEETDLHQWCFKPGFTLIILGKLIEEDLFKVARWLTQTYNGSINFYYLPPSEKNQHVFDAFEVGKGRHRSILVRPDMHIGFMNDAVDPDRMDRYLSPLTP; encoded by the coding sequence ATGCAGATCAGCGGGCAACATACATCGGTTTTAATTGCAGGCGCCGGCCCGTCTGGCCTGATGATGGCCGCGCAGTTGCTGCGCTATGGCATTCAACCTGTTATTATCGATAGCCGGCAGGGACCGACCAGCCATAGTAAAGCGCTGGCTGTTCAGGCGCGGTCTATGGAGATCTACCGGCAGATGGGTATTGTTGATAAGGTACTGAAGGATGGTAAACCTGCCAAAGGGATAACTTTTTACGATGACGGCAAACCCGGCGCGCAACTGCTGATGGACAGTGTAAGCGACGGCACTACGCCCTACCCCTTCATCCTGATGTACCCCCAAAGCAGCAACGAGCGTACCCTGCTGGATTACCTCACAATGAATTGCTGCCCTGTTTACTGGGATACCACGCTGACACACATCACTCAAACTACCGACAAGGCGACCGCGACGCTGGAAGCCAATGGCAAAACCCAAACCCTAACCGCCGATTGGGTGATCGGCGCGGATGGAGCGCATAGCCCGGTACGCAAATCGCTGAACATACCTTTTAACGGGGATACCTATAAAAGCCTCTTTTACCTCATAGACGGAAAGCTTGCCGACCGTTACGATATCGACCTGATCCGCGTTTTCCTGTCCACAAAAGGTCTGGCCGGATTCTTCCCCATGCCCCAGGAGGGCTACTACCGCATTATTGGCAATTTGCCTGACGGGGTGAACGAAGACGGTAGTGAACTGGAATTGAACGATGTGCTGCCATCCTTAAGCGCTATAGTCGGTCGCGGGATATCGGTTGAGGAATGCCGCTGGCTCATCACCTATAAACTGCATCACCGCATGGCCGATAATTTCAGGCTGGGGCGCTGCTTTTTAATTGGCGACGCGGCGCATATCCACTCGCCGGTTGGCGGGCAGGGTATGAATACTGGTTTACAGGATGCCTACAACCTGGCCTGGAAACTGGCCATGGTCATCAACCAAAAAGCAAATGCCAACCTGTTGGATACTTATCCCGAAGAACGGATGCCGGTAGCTAAACGCCTGCTAAAAACCACCGACAGCGCCTTTAAGTTCGCCATGTCTAAAGGTATCCTGTCGCGCACCTTCAAAAAATATATCATGACACGGCTGCTGCACTTTATGTGGAGCAAGGAGCGTATCCGCAAGTTCTTTTTCCTTACCGTATCGCAAACAGGTATCACCTATCGCGACAGCAAGCTGAACCTGCACCTTAGCAACGCCAAAAAAATAAAGGCCGGCGACCGATTGCCCTGCCTCACTATTTTCGACGAGAAGAAACAGGAAGAAACCGACCTGCACCAATGGTGCTTTAAACCCGGCTTCACGCTGATCATTTTAGGGAAGCTGATAGAAGAGGACCTGTTTAAAGTTGCACGCTGGCTTACGCAAACCTATAACGGCAGCATCAACTTTTATTATTTGCCCCCGTCCGAAAAAAACCAGCATGTGTTTGATGCCTTCGAGGTTGGCAAGGGACGGCATCGCAGCATACTGGTGCGCCCCGATATGCACATCGGCTTTATGAACGATGCGGTTGACCCGGACAGGATGGATAGGTATCTGAGCCCCCTAACCCCCTAA
- a CDS encoding T9SS type B sorting domain-containing protein, protein MRYLILLIICYLFAVSVGYAQSQTCNGSLGDPIVNIDFSNSNPIPNLTNYTYTSGTPNDGYYTITKSTAGMFDWWAATDHTGNGYMMVVNANVSKTNYFFQQKITGLCPGTTYEFAAWLLNMAKTVKTATPNITFQITDALGNQTLINTGDLPPSISAKDWKQYGILFTTPAVGGDITLTMINNGAGGTGNDIAVDDITFRPCGPVISSSFPVLSSQNASGCAGTAQSYKMIAQIPAGGYPNPMYQWQVNSNGTWTDITGATTTDYTANFTAVTAVAGTYQYRMASANGGNITSPTCRVVSNVLTLTISDIPSVSAPPSVSVCEGQPFSLTLRSGSDPNNTYTWTRSKGGYSSSSANLSIPNVQLSDDDTYTVTVKNAAGCTATASTILKVSPKVTASVSNANFTICEGDKAQLSASGGTTYSWSPAVGLDNPNIANPQANPTKTTTYTVTVSNATACSATAQVTVNVTNKPQISAGADQKMTEGQTITLNGSVDANATSYYWTPSTGLSDPNALRPTARPTEDITYTLHATSGAPCYFETTADVFIRVYKKVVVPNTFTPNGDGINDTWNIVALETYPESYTQVFNRLGRVVYQTHGYAKQWDGSTGGVPLPEGVYYYKIDLKPGTVLSGWVAIVR, encoded by the coding sequence ATGCGATACCTGATACTATTGATTATTTGTTACCTGTTTGCCGTGAGCGTTGGTTATGCGCAGTCGCAAACATGTAACGGTAGTTTGGGCGACCCGATTGTGAATATTGATTTCTCTAACAGTAACCCTATCCCCAACCTAACCAATTATACGTATACTTCAGGTACCCCCAATGATGGTTACTATACCATTACAAAGTCTACAGCAGGCATGTTTGACTGGTGGGCCGCTACTGATCATACAGGAAACGGTTATATGATGGTGGTGAACGCCAACGTATCTAAAACAAACTATTTTTTTCAGCAAAAAATAACCGGCCTATGCCCCGGTACTACCTACGAATTTGCTGCATGGTTACTTAACATGGCAAAAACCGTGAAGACGGCTACCCCTAATATCACGTTTCAAATAACAGATGCATTAGGGAATCAGACCCTGATAAATACCGGCGATTTGCCACCCAGCATCAGCGCTAAGGACTGGAAACAGTACGGTATTTTGTTTACAACCCCTGCTGTAGGTGGCGATATTACATTGACAATGATCAATAATGGAGCAGGCGGCACAGGTAATGATATAGCGGTAGATGATATCACCTTTCGCCCCTGCGGGCCGGTTATTAGTTCAAGTTTCCCCGTATTATCATCACAAAATGCCAGCGGTTGTGCGGGTACAGCTCAAAGCTATAAAATGATTGCGCAGATACCGGCCGGCGGATACCCAAACCCCATGTACCAATGGCAGGTAAACAGTAATGGTACCTGGACAGATATAACCGGGGCAACCACTACAGATTACACGGCCAATTTTACCGCGGTTACAGCTGTAGCCGGCACATATCAATACCGCATGGCCAGCGCCAATGGGGGTAATATCACATCGCCAACGTGCAGGGTGGTGTCTAACGTGCTTACACTCACTATAAGCGATATACCATCTGTAAGCGCGCCGCCAAGCGTCTCCGTATGCGAAGGGCAGCCGTTCTCGCTTACCCTACGGTCAGGTTCCGACCCAAATAACACCTATACATGGACACGGTCCAAAGGTGGGTATAGTTCGTCCTCTGCTAATCTGTCTATCCCCAATGTGCAGTTAAGCGATGATGATACATATACAGTCACTGTAAAAAATGCCGCGGGTTGTACGGCCACCGCGTCAACCATCCTTAAGGTAAGTCCCAAAGTAACGGCATCGGTAAGTAATGCTAATTTTACCATCTGCGAGGGCGATAAGGCACAGTTATCAGCATCGGGCGGTACTACTTACTCCTGGTCGCCGGCAGTGGGTTTAGATAATCCTAATATAGCCAACCCTCAGGCTAATCCAACCAAAACCACAACTTATACGGTAACTGTTAGCAACGCGACGGCTTGCAGCGCTACAGCACAGGTAACCGTAAACGTTACCAATAAGCCGCAAATCAGCGCCGGCGCCGACCAAAAAATGACCGAGGGGCAAACCATCACGCTCAATGGCAGTGTTGACGCTAATGCCACCAGTTATTACTGGACACCATCTACCGGACTAAGCGACCCGAACGCGCTGCGCCCAACGGCGAGGCCCACCGAAGATATTACCTACACCCTGCACGCCACCAGCGGCGCCCCCTGCTATTTTGAAACGACAGCTGACGTATTTATCCGCGTTTACAAAAAGGTAGTAGTGCCCAATACTTTTACCCCTAATGGCGATGGCATTAACGATACCTGGAACATTGTTGCGCTGGAAACCTATCCCGAGTCGTATACGCAGGTGTTTAACCGCCTGGGCAGGGTAGTGTACCAAACGCATGGCTATGCCAAACAATGGGATGGCAGCACGGGTGGCGTCCCACTGCCCGAAGGCGTTTATTATTATAAAATTGATTTGAAGCCCGGCACCGTGCTATCGGGCTGGGTAGCGATTGTGAGGTGA
- a CDS encoding aldo/keto reductase, producing the protein MHYRKFKDTDIAEVGLGTWQLGSADWGVVDEEAAFGILQAYVNAGGNFIDTADVYGMGVSETVIGKFLKTTDKQIHVATKLGRRGDAPNGWPQNFTYDAMRRAVEDSLKHLDVPHLFLEQLHCIPTEEMRAGKVFDYLRKLQSEGLIQHFGASVETSEEALICLEQEGLSSLQIIFNLFRQHVADEVFAKAEEKGVGIIVRVPLASGLLTGRFNADTQFAAKDHRNYNANGEAFNAGETFSGIDFKEGVKLAEEIKTLLPDERTAQWAIRWILDHPEVTTVIPGASKISQVDGNVAASALPALPAETHRALRALYDEKIFKQIRGHF; encoded by the coding sequence ATGCACTACAGAAAATTTAAAGATACCGACATAGCCGAGGTTGGCCTGGGCACCTGGCAATTAGGCAGCGCCGATTGGGGTGTTGTAGACGAAGAAGCGGCCTTTGGCATTTTGCAAGCTTACGTAAATGCCGGCGGCAATTTTATTGATACGGCCGATGTTTACGGCATGGGCGTGAGCGAAACCGTGATCGGTAAGTTTTTGAAGACCACCGATAAACAGATCCACGTGGCTACCAAGCTGGGTCGCCGGGGCGACGCGCCGAATGGTTGGCCGCAAAATTTTACTTACGATGCCATGCGCCGCGCGGTGGAAGATTCGCTGAAGCACCTGGATGTGCCGCATTTGTTTTTAGAGCAGTTGCACTGCATCCCTACCGAAGAGATGCGTGCAGGTAAAGTGTTTGATTACCTGCGCAAACTACAGTCGGAAGGGTTGATACAGCATTTTGGTGCCAGCGTGGAAACATCCGAAGAGGCGCTGATCTGCCTGGAACAGGAGGGGCTGTCATCGCTGCAGATCATCTTCAACCTGTTCCGCCAGCATGTGGCCGACGAAGTGTTTGCCAAAGCGGAAGAGAAGGGCGTAGGCATTATTGTCCGCGTGCCTTTAGCCAGTGGTCTGCTGACCGGCAGGTTCAATGCCGATACCCAATTTGCCGCTAAAGACCACCGCAACTATAACGCCAACGGCGAGGCCTTCAATGCCGGTGAAACTTTCTCGGGCATCGATTTTAAAGAAGGCGTAAAACTGGCCGAAGAGATAAAAACCCTGCTGCCCGACGAACGTACCGCCCAATGGGCCATCCGCTGGATACTGGACCACCCGGAAGTGACCACGGTGATCCCCGGCGCGTCGAAGATAAGCCAGGTAGATGGTAATGTGGCCGCGTCGGCATTGCCGGCCTTACCTGCTGAGACACACCGGGCTTTACGGGCTTTGTATGATGAGAAGATATTCAAGCAGATAAGAGGACATTTTTAA
- a CDS encoding EVE domain-containing protein, producing MNHWLVKSEPVKYSWEKFNKDGRTFWDGVRNYQARNNLREMKEGDLVLFYHSNEGKAVVGIAKVVREFYQDPTTEDPNWVVVDLSPVQTLKTPVTLETIKADGQLKNVSLVRQGRLSVMPLKVEEFDRILELGS from the coding sequence ATGAACCACTGGTTAGTAAAATCCGAACCTGTAAAATATAGCTGGGAGAAATTTAATAAAGACGGCCGCACCTTTTGGGATGGCGTGCGCAATTACCAGGCCCGCAACAACCTGCGCGAAATGAAGGAGGGCGACCTGGTGCTGTTTTACCACAGCAACGAGGGCAAGGCCGTGGTAGGCATTGCCAAAGTGGTGCGCGAATTTTACCAGGACCCCACCACTGAAGACCCGAACTGGGTTGTGGTCGATCTATCGCCCGTGCAAACCCTTAAAACCCCGGTAACGCTGGAAACGATAAAAGCCGACGGGCAACTGAAGAATGTTAGCCTGGTGCGCCAGGGCCGCCTCTCGGTAATGCCGTTGAAAGTGGAGGAGTTTGACCGGATATTGGAGTTGGGAAGTTAG
- a CDS encoding REP-associated tyrosine transposase: MSVKYKFRDQEKLYFISFAVVNWIDLFIRNDYKDIMLNSWKYCQTHKGFEIYGWCIMTSHVHMIIGSNGAKLEDIMRDMKKHTSIALKAAIQNHPGESRREWMLWMMERAGRKNSQNINFQLWQQDNHPIEIYDFRILHQKLDYIHNNPVVAGIVDKPQDYLYSSARDYYGLPGMVDIILVDPLVA; this comes from the coding sequence ATGAGTGTCAAGTATAAATTCAGAGACCAGGAGAAACTATACTTTATCAGTTTTGCCGTAGTGAACTGGATAGATCTTTTTATACGAAACGATTATAAAGATATCATGCTCAACTCGTGGAAATATTGCCAAACCCACAAAGGGTTTGAAATATATGGCTGGTGTATCATGACCAGCCATGTACATATGATTATAGGCAGTAATGGCGCAAAGCTGGAAGATATTATGCGCGATATGAAAAAGCATACTTCGATAGCGCTGAAAGCCGCTATACAAAATCATCCTGGCGAAAGCCGCAGAGAATGGATGTTATGGATGATGGAAAGAGCGGGCAGAAAGAACAGCCAGAATATAAATTTCCAGCTTTGGCAACAAGATAATCACCCGATAGAAATATATGATTTCAGGATATTGCATCAAAAGCTGGATTATATACATAACAATCCGGTAGTGGCAGGCATTGTTGACAAACCACAGGATTATTTATATAGCAGCGCGCGCGATTATTATGGTTTACCAGGTATGGTCGATATAATTTTAGTTGATCCATTGGTGGCATAA
- a CDS encoding alpha/beta hydrolase gives MRKLLALLIFVSTITFAQTPKVSSGTIQHIEKFPSKFVPARNVDIWLPDGYSINKKYAVLYMHDGMALFDAAIMWNKQEWGVDETMGRLLAEHKIKDCIVVGIWNGNADRHHEYFPQKPFESLPAQVQDSLYDIGSTAGKLLSAKVNSDDYLKFIVRELKPYIDSHYPTLKDQGNTFIAGSSMGGLISLYALCEYPKVFGGAVCLSTHWPGTFALDNNPIPVAFMAWYGKHLPSARSHKIYFDHGDQTLDALYAPYQKQADSLMLAKGYTQGKNFLSKFYPGADHSENSWGKRLDVPLVFLLGR, from the coding sequence ATGCGCAAACTGCTTGCCCTGCTTATTTTTGTTAGCACCATAACCTTCGCCCAAACGCCCAAAGTAAGCAGCGGCACCATCCAGCATATCGAAAAGTTCCCTTCGAAATTTGTCCCTGCCCGCAATGTGGATATTTGGCTGCCCGATGGCTACAGCATTAATAAAAAGTACGCCGTATTATACATGCACGATGGTATGGCCCTTTTTGATGCCGCTATCATGTGGAACAAGCAAGAGTGGGGCGTAGATGAAACCATGGGCCGCCTGCTGGCCGAACATAAGATAAAGGATTGCATTGTAGTCGGCATCTGGAATGGTAATGCCGACCGCCATCACGAGTACTTCCCGCAAAAGCCCTTTGAAAGCCTGCCAGCCCAGGTGCAGGATTCGTTATACGATATCGGTTCCACTGCGGGTAAATTACTGTCGGCTAAGGTAAATTCGGATGATTATCTGAAGTTTATTGTAAGGGAGCTGAAGCCCTATATCGACAGTCATTACCCTACGCTGAAAGATCAAGGAAATACGTTCATCGCCGGGTCGAGCATGGGTGGGTTGATATCGCTGTATGCTCTCTGCGAATATCCTAAGGTATTTGGCGGCGCAGTATGCCTTTCCACCCATTGGCCGGGGACATTCGCATTGGACAATAACCCCATTCCTGTCGCCTTTATGGCATGGTACGGCAAACACCTGCCATCGGCACGGAGCCATAAAATCTACTTCGATCACGGCGACCAAACGCTGGATGCGCTGTACGCGCCCTATCAAAAACAAGCTGATTCGCTGATGCTGGCAAAAGGGTACACACAGGGCAAAAACTTTTTAAGCAAATTCTATCCCGGGGCCGATCATTCTGAAAACTCGTGGGGTAAAAGGTTGGATGTGCCGTTGGTGTTTTTATTGGGGCGATAG
- a CDS encoding aspartate aminotransferase family protein produces MLTHRQLFLANNAQTTNFPLLLEFERAEGVYLYDKDGKAYIDLIAGIGVSNTGHGHPYVIDAIKAQLDKYLHLMVYGEYVQSPQVKFAEKLVSLLPDDLQSVYFVNSGAEAVEGAMKLAKRYTGRSQVLACYGSYHGSTQGALSIMGNEEYKQAYRPLVPGTGFIRFNEPADLDLITNETACVFVETVQGEAGIRVADVEYMQALSARCKATGTLLVLDEIQAAMGRTGKLFAFEHYGIVPDILLLAKALGGGMPLGAFIASNEVMSALKENPILGHITTFGGHPVCCAAGLASLEVLLNENLIDTVASKEALFRQLLVHPAIKEVRGKGLMLAIELADFDTNKKIIDRCIANGVITDWFLHCSNSMRIAPPLIITEEQIREACGVILEAMDHGIARSSGGL; encoded by the coding sequence ATGCTTACCCATCGTCAACTTTTTTTAGCCAATAATGCTCAAACCACCAACTTCCCCCTGCTGCTGGAGTTTGAGCGGGCCGAGGGTGTTTACCTTTACGATAAGGATGGCAAAGCCTACATCGACCTGATCGCCGGTATTGGCGTGAGTAATACCGGGCACGGGCATCCATATGTAATTGATGCCATTAAAGCCCAGCTGGATAAATACCTGCACCTGATGGTTTACGGCGAATACGTGCAAAGTCCGCAGGTAAAGTTTGCCGAAAAGTTGGTATCGCTGCTGCCTGATGACTTGCAGTCGGTTTACTTTGTTAACTCAGGGGCCGAGGCGGTGGAGGGAGCGATGAAGCTGGCTAAGCGTTATACCGGCCGCAGCCAGGTGCTGGCCTGTTATGGATCGTACCACGGCAGTACGCAGGGCGCATTAAGCATTATGGGTAACGAGGAGTACAAACAGGCTTACCGCCCGTTAGTGCCAGGTACTGGCTTTATCCGCTTTAATGAACCTGCCGATCTGGACCTCATCACTAATGAAACCGCCTGCGTATTTGTAGAAACCGTACAGGGCGAGGCAGGCATCCGGGTAGCCGACGTTGAATATATGCAGGCCTTGAGCGCACGCTGCAAAGCAACCGGTACCTTACTGGTGTTAGACGAAATACAGGCTGCCATGGGCCGCACCGGCAAACTATTCGCGTTTGAGCATTATGGTATTGTGCCCGATATTCTGTTGCTGGCTAAGGCGTTGGGTGGCGGTATGCCACTGGGGGCCTTTATCGCATCTAACGAAGTAATGTCGGCATTAAAGGAAAACCCGATACTGGGGCATATCACCACCTTTGGCGGGCACCCGGTATGTTGCGCCGCCGGACTGGCATCGCTTGAGGTATTACTGAATGAAAATTTGATAGATACCGTAGCTTCCAAAGAAGCGTTATTCCGCCAGTTACTGGTTCACCCGGCTATTAAGGAGGTACGTGGTAAGGGGCTGATGCTGGCGATTGAACTGGCCGACTTCGATACGAATAAAAAAATCATCGACCGATGCATCGCCAACGGTGTAATAACCGATTGGTTTTTACATTGTAGCAACTCTATGCGCATAGCGCCACCGTTGATTATTACTGAAGAGCAGATACGTGAGGCTTGTGGGGTGATATTGGAGGCTATGGACCATGGCATTGCGAGGAGTAGTGGGGGTTTGTGA